One genomic region from Paramicrobacterium agarici encodes:
- a CDS encoding GntR family transcriptional regulator, with product MGEQAVGNGSEIQRELPVAIHAQISDRFRSRIASGEWPANYRLKSEPELSRELGVSRGTLRRAMTTLIEEGLLKQVRGRGTFVTSTTIEPAIAQKLSTLTEDFANQGIETNTEVIEATLIDPPRPIAALLDVGPGGSVLKLVRRRSTVEGPVALLYNYVRADLAPGIQKVDFSKASLFGALEGQFGLKIASARRTFSARAAEGNVAEYLELPTGSPVQYLEQVTYLSDDRPIEYSDVWIHSGRLRVTSLLSRR from the coding sequence GTGGGGGAACAGGCCGTCGGAAATGGGTCTGAGATCCAACGTGAGCTGCCGGTAGCGATCCATGCTCAGATCTCGGATCGTTTTCGTTCGCGAATCGCTTCGGGGGAATGGCCGGCCAACTACAGGCTGAAGAGCGAGCCGGAGCTCTCACGCGAGCTCGGCGTAAGTCGAGGCACGCTCCGACGCGCGATGACCACCCTTATCGAAGAAGGGCTGCTAAAACAGGTGCGCGGTCGGGGAACGTTCGTGACCTCGACGACAATCGAACCCGCAATTGCGCAGAAGCTGAGCACGCTGACCGAGGACTTTGCAAATCAGGGTATCGAGACGAATACCGAAGTGATCGAGGCGACGCTGATCGACCCGCCTCGGCCGATCGCGGCTCTGCTCGACGTTGGCCCCGGGGGCTCAGTGCTCAAGCTTGTGCGGCGCCGCAGCACCGTCGAAGGGCCCGTTGCCCTGCTCTACAACTACGTGCGCGCGGATCTTGCGCCGGGAATTCAGAAGGTGGACTTTTCGAAGGCCAGTCTCTTCGGAGCCCTCGAAGGGCAGTTTGGGCTCAAGATCGCGTCAGCGCGGCGAACATTCAGTGCCCGAGCGGCCGAGGGAAATGTTGCTGAGTATCTCGAGCTGCCGACCGGATCGCCGGTGCAATATCTCGAGCAGGTCACCTACCTTTCGGATGATCGGCCCATTGAGTACTCGGATGTCTGGATTCATTCAGGGCGCCTTCGTGTGACGTCGTTGCTCTCGCGCCGCTGA
- a CDS encoding VOC family protein, which yields MVIDCSDPELLARFWAEALHYQLEPPPEGFDDWNEYWRSVGVSEDELGVGFDSIIDPEGDGPRIWFQIVPEKKSLKNRLHLDVNASGGRKVPMPERKRRIDDEAERLTALGATVIRVLETEGLDHYAIAMRDPEGNEFDIN from the coding sequence ATGGTGATCGACTGCAGTGACCCCGAACTGCTTGCACGCTTCTGGGCAGAGGCACTGCACTACCAGCTCGAGCCGCCACCCGAGGGCTTCGACGACTGGAACGAGTACTGGCGAAGCGTCGGCGTTTCTGAAGACGAGCTCGGCGTCGGCTTCGACTCGATCATCGATCCCGAGGGAGATGGTCCGCGCATCTGGTTCCAGATCGTGCCCGAGAAGAAGTCGCTGAAGAACCGGCTGCACCTCGACGTCAACGCGAGTGGCGGGCGCAAAGTGCCGATGCCGGAGCGCAAGCGACGCATCGACGACGAGGCCGAGCGGCTGACCGCCCTTGGCGCCACGGTCATCCGCGTCCTCGAAACGGAAGGTCTCGACCACTACGCGATCGCGATGCGCGATCCGGAGGGCAATGAGTTCGACATCAACTAA
- a CDS encoding histidine phosphatase family protein, protein MTTLFLSRHGETEWHAENRYAGRSDVGMTPRGYEQAEQLGEWAARAELDAVCSSTLSRSVLTATPAAEATGLPLTKDPRLVEVDFGRGDGLTRAEMRERFPVELEAFLGAPGTVPLPDGEPGADAVARCAPALDDLCAQHPDGRVLVVMHSTLMRLLLCHLLGLDLDRYRALFPGVTNAAVTAFRLTSNADPQLIAFNVPPDTRTRLG, encoded by the coding sequence GTGACCACGCTGTTTCTGAGTCGCCACGGCGAAACCGAGTGGCATGCCGAGAACCGCTACGCCGGCCGCAGTGACGTCGGCATGACGCCGCGCGGATACGAGCAGGCGGAGCAGCTCGGCGAGTGGGCCGCCCGCGCGGAACTCGACGCGGTGTGCAGCTCGACGCTCAGCCGTTCGGTACTCACGGCGACACCGGCAGCCGAGGCGACGGGTCTTCCGCTCACGAAAGACCCGCGCCTGGTCGAGGTCGACTTCGGGCGTGGCGACGGCCTCACGCGCGCCGAGATGCGCGAGCGCTTCCCCGTCGAGCTTGAGGCGTTCCTCGGTGCCCCCGGCACCGTACCGCTGCCGGATGGCGAACCGGGGGCGGATGCTGTCGCGCGCTGCGCTCCTGCCCTCGACGACCTCTGTGCGCAGCATCCTGACGGCCGTGTGCTCGTCGTCATGCATTCGACGCTCATGCGACTGCTGCTCTGCCACCTGCTGGGTCTCGACCTCGACCGCTACCGCGCACTGTTCCCGGGCGTCACGAACGCAGCGGTCACGGCGTTCCGCCTCACGTCGAACGCCGACCCGCAGCTGATCGCCTTCAACGTCCCGCCCGACACGCGCACGCGCCTCGGCTGA
- a CDS encoding FGGY-family carbohydrate kinase gives MTGGDTSDAERLWVGIDLGTQSVKTIVATESGTIRSTGQHPLTSTRDAERHEQNPTEWTDAAAAALAQALRELTDAERALIGGVSYCSTSGTIVALDEHGTPTTPGLMYDDSRGAAFAPALRDAGADRWQKLGVSIQPSWALCRIAWLAAEGLLPPGHRVALQGDVLAAAMLGHAAPTDWTSALKSGYDVRAGEWPTEVLATASIALSQLPDVVAPGTRIGETSAVWERASGLPQGTAVFAGLTDGCAAQLGAGALAPGDWHTVVGTTLVIKGVTPKPVSDGSGAVYSHRAPHGDLWLPGGASNVGAGALTSVFPDADLSALDAVIGERTSAITPSYPLTRRGERFPFLSPDASGFALFPATGSDRYRLRPLDALRSRPLDEAVESIWTGIACVERLCFDVLAEQGAPLTGRFSSSGGGTRSATWNRMRAALLDRPIALPETAEGSLGMAILARWGAAQVSSTPLALDHVASSMSRIRTIVEPDAARATRLADAYAAFRDALTEKGWI, from the coding sequence ATGACCGGCGGCGACACGTCTGACGCCGAACGGCTCTGGGTCGGCATTGACCTCGGCACCCAGAGTGTCAAGACCATCGTCGCGACCGAGTCGGGCACGATCCGTTCGACCGGGCAGCATCCGCTGACGAGCACCCGCGACGCCGAGCGGCACGAGCAGAATCCGACAGAGTGGACGGATGCTGCGGCAGCAGCGCTCGCGCAGGCACTGCGTGAGCTCACCGACGCTGAGCGCGCCCTCATCGGCGGCGTCTCGTACTGCTCAACGAGCGGAACGATCGTCGCGCTTGACGAACACGGCACCCCGACGACGCCGGGGCTCATGTACGACGATTCGCGCGGCGCCGCGTTCGCACCCGCTCTGCGTGACGCTGGCGCCGACCGCTGGCAGAAGCTCGGGGTCTCCATTCAGCCGAGCTGGGCACTCTGCCGCATCGCCTGGCTCGCCGCCGAAGGGCTCCTGCCGCCTGGCCACCGCGTCGCGCTCCAGGGCGACGTGCTCGCCGCGGCCATGCTCGGGCACGCCGCGCCCACCGACTGGACGAGTGCGCTCAAGAGCGGGTACGACGTTCGGGCGGGCGAGTGGCCGACGGAGGTGCTGGCGACAGCATCCATCGCCCTGAGCCAGCTGCCCGACGTCGTCGCGCCCGGCACTCGCATCGGCGAGACCTCGGCCGTCTGGGAACGTGCGAGTGGTCTGCCGCAGGGCACCGCCGTGTTCGCGGGGCTCACCGACGGCTGCGCGGCCCAGCTCGGCGCGGGCGCTCTCGCTCCGGGCGACTGGCACACGGTGGTCGGCACGACGCTCGTGATCAAGGGCGTCACGCCGAAGCCGGTCAGCGATGGGTCGGGAGCGGTGTACTCGCATCGCGCACCACATGGCGACCTCTGGCTTCCGGGAGGCGCGTCGAACGTCGGCGCGGGTGCGCTCACGAGCGTCTTTCCCGACGCCGACCTCTCTGCGCTCGACGCCGTGATCGGCGAGCGCACGAGCGCCATCACCCCGAGCTATCCGCTCACGCGCCGCGGCGAGCGCTTCCCGTTTCTCTCGCCTGACGCGTCTGGCTTCGCACTGTTCCCCGCGACCGGCTCCGACCGATACCGCCTCCGGCCTCTCGACGCCCTCCGCTCGCGTCCTCTCGACGAAGCCGTCGAGTCCATCTGGACGGGTATCGCGTGCGTGGAGCGCCTATGTTTCGACGTGCTCGCCGAGCAGGGTGCCCCGCTGACCGGCCGGTTCTCGTCGTCGGGAGGCGGTACGCGCAGCGCCACGTGGAACCGCATGCGGGCAGCGCTGCTTGATCGCCCGATCGCGCTCCCCGAAACGGCAGAGGGCAGCCTGGGCATGGCGATCCTCGCACGGTGGGGTGCCGCGCAAGTATCCTCGACCCCACTCGCACTCGACCATGTAGCGTCGTCGATGAGCCGCATCCGCACCATTGTCGAACCGGATGCTGCTCGCGCAACGCGCCTCGCCGACGCCTATGCCGCGTTCCGCGATGCTCTCACTGAGAAGGGGTGGATCTGA
- a CDS encoding FGGY-family carbohydrate kinase encodes MILGIDIGTSVTKAALIDRDGTSHHHASTSSALIKGPDGQVEQDLDDVMDSVARVAREVVHSASGPIDAVAITAQGDGLWLRDAQGRAVRNPMSWMDARASSIVARWGEGGADSVTERVFRLTGSGVFPGSHAGLLAWLSEHEPESLEKAAVAGYCADAVLQRLTGEITVDASDASLPFLNVTTREYVTEALELCGIAKWQHLLSAPAAVDKVFTLDAAGAELLGLPAGTPVSSGPYDLQACSFGAGAEHAGDGTVIIGTTLACQVFTRDTTIRPEFEPAGMWLCTPDPDLYLRVMPSMVGTAGIDWMLSMFRLEPSDLTGLLEQSPPGANGVRALSFLSPAGERAPFVDPLARGQFTGLTIANTRADVVRALCESVVFAARHCLEVPGFDGELSASGGGVRSTAWAQLLADTMGTPIWIPHEAQVGIRGAAQVAWKRLGTPVDTDAWRQQRTRLDPNPDAHAALDAVYREYLAELGAARTRWNNA; translated from the coding sequence ATGATTCTCGGAATCGACATCGGCACCTCGGTGACCAAGGCTGCGCTCATCGACCGTGACGGCACATCGCACCACCACGCGTCGACGAGCTCCGCGCTCATCAAGGGGCCCGATGGGCAGGTCGAGCAAGACCTCGATGACGTCATGGATTCGGTCGCACGCGTCGCGCGTGAGGTCGTGCACTCAGCATCCGGTCCCATTGATGCTGTTGCGATCACGGCACAGGGCGACGGACTCTGGCTGCGCGACGCTCAGGGCCGGGCCGTGCGCAACCCAATGTCGTGGATGGACGCTCGGGCATCGAGCATCGTGGCGCGGTGGGGCGAGGGCGGCGCCGACAGCGTCACCGAGCGCGTCTTCCGTCTGACCGGGTCAGGCGTGTTTCCCGGAAGCCACGCGGGGCTGCTCGCGTGGCTGTCGGAGCATGAGCCCGAGTCGCTCGAGAAGGCGGCCGTCGCCGGGTACTGCGCCGATGCCGTGCTGCAGCGTCTCACCGGAGAGATCACCGTCGATGCCTCTGACGCGTCGCTGCCGTTTCTCAACGTGACCACGCGCGAGTACGTCACCGAGGCCCTCGAGCTATGCGGCATTGCCAAGTGGCAGCACTTGCTCTCCGCGCCCGCTGCCGTCGACAAGGTCTTTACTCTGGATGCTGCGGGAGCAGAGCTTCTCGGGCTCCCTGCCGGCACACCGGTGTCGAGCGGTCCCTACGACCTGCAGGCGTGCAGCTTCGGGGCCGGCGCTGAGCACGCGGGCGATGGAACCGTCATCATCGGCACGACTCTCGCGTGCCAGGTGTTCACACGCGACACGACGATCCGCCCGGAGTTCGAACCCGCGGGCATGTGGCTCTGCACGCCCGACCCCGACCTCTACCTGCGGGTCATGCCGTCGATGGTCGGCACCGCGGGCATCGACTGGATGCTGTCGATGTTCCGGCTCGAGCCGAGCGACCTCACTGGGCTGCTGGAGCAGAGTCCTCCAGGCGCGAACGGCGTCAGAGCGCTCTCGTTCCTTTCACCCGCGGGCGAGCGCGCTCCCTTCGTCGACCCGCTCGCGCGCGGCCAGTTCACCGGGCTCACCATCGCGAACACGCGTGCGGATGTCGTGCGAGCGCTGTGCGAATCGGTCGTGTTCGCCGCCCGGCACTGCCTCGAGGTGCCCGGCTTCGACGGCGAGCTCTCAGCAAGCGGCGGAGGCGTGCGCTCGACGGCGTGGGCGCAGCTGCTCGCCGACACCATGGGTACGCCCATCTGGATTCCCCATGAGGCGCAGGTCGGCATCCGCGGCGCCGCGCAGGTGGCGTGGAAGCGCCTCGGCACCCCGGTCGACACCGATGCGTGGCGGCAACAGCGCACGCGTCTCGACCCGAACCCCGACGCCCACGCCGCGCTCGACGCGGTCTACCGCGAGTACCTCGCCGAGCTCGGGGCCGCGCGCACGCGCTGGAACAACGCATGA
- a CDS encoding 2-hydroxyacid dehydrogenase — translation MHVLSAGDNFVLPELFVNALRERTGAQAELTFSEVTFPWPQVPFGPVGNVAEATGTIDEMIEAVGNADIAVTQLAPFTKEVFDACPNLKFVGVSRGGPVNVDLEAATAASVRVSFAPGRNAQAAAEFTIGLMLAGMRHISDADAEMKRGTWRGDYYSHDSAGTELGGSTVGLVGYGAIGRIVARVLLAFGADVVTYDPYADAASIESDGVSAVSLDELIDRSNVVSLHARLSPETEHIINGERLLRMRPGTVLVNAARGGLLDYAPLPELLRSGHIGALALDVYDEEPPGPEWPLFDAPNVVLSPHLAGASRQTAERAASIIAGEAARFIAGEPLQHLANPDVLNR, via the coding sequence ATGCACGTACTCTCCGCGGGCGACAACTTCGTTCTTCCCGAACTCTTCGTCAACGCGCTGCGCGAGCGCACCGGTGCGCAGGCCGAGCTGACCTTCTCTGAAGTCACGTTCCCATGGCCGCAAGTGCCGTTCGGCCCGGTCGGCAACGTCGCCGAGGCCACGGGCACGATCGACGAGATGATCGAGGCGGTGGGGAACGCCGACATCGCGGTCACGCAGCTCGCGCCGTTCACGAAAGAGGTCTTCGATGCGTGCCCGAACCTCAAGTTCGTCGGGGTGAGCCGCGGCGGTCCCGTCAACGTCGACCTCGAGGCGGCGACGGCAGCGAGTGTGCGCGTGTCGTTCGCTCCGGGGCGCAACGCGCAGGCCGCGGCAGAGTTCACGATCGGACTCATGCTCGCGGGCATGCGGCACATCAGCGACGCGGATGCCGAGATGAAGCGCGGCACGTGGCGCGGCGACTACTACAGTCACGACAGCGCCGGCACCGAGCTCGGCGGGTCGACAGTCGGTCTCGTCGGATACGGCGCGATCGGCCGCATTGTCGCGCGCGTGCTTCTCGCGTTCGGCGCCGACGTCGTGACGTATGACCCCTATGCGGATGCTGCGAGCATCGAGTCCGACGGCGTCAGCGCGGTGTCGCTCGACGAGCTCATTGACCGCAGCAACGTCGTGAGTCTGCACGCGCGCCTCAGCCCCGAGACCGAGCACATCATCAACGGCGAAAGGCTGCTACGGATGCGGCCGGGCACCGTGCTCGTCAACGCTGCGCGCGGCGGCCTGCTCGACTACGCGCCACTGCCCGAGCTGCTGCGCTCCGGGCACATCGGCGCGCTCGCACTCGACGTCTACGACGAAGAGCCGCCGGGGCCGGAGTGGCCGCTCTTCGACGCACCGAACGTCGTGCTCTCACCACATCTCGCGGGCGCGTCGCGGCAGACCGCCGAGCGGGCAGCATCCATCATCGCCGGCGAAGCCGCTCGCTTCATCGCGGGCGAACCTCTGCAGCATCTCGCCAACCCAGACGTCCTGAACCGCTGA
- a CDS encoding DeoR/GlpR family DNA-binding transcription regulator, which yields MASDAPDRLSRQARQNRIIDHLTREGSASAAELVELTGRSLMTIHRDIDELAAKGFIRKFHGGVSALPTSVFESSAEFRRTRNPAAKSALAKTASELIEPGMSVMVDDSTTCLALAPFLAEIGPLTVLTNFRQLGEELRLSESIHLIMIGGTYSRSHDSYIGPPDITGLGSYSVDIVFQSTSTMNASWTFHQEQDVVSMKRVMLSAGARRILMMDSSKVGKSSLHRYVEVSEFTDLVVTDDVEKGFIDDVDETVAVHLARV from the coding sequence ATGGCATCGGACGCACCCGATCGACTGAGCCGCCAGGCGCGGCAGAACCGCATCATCGATCACCTCACGCGCGAGGGCAGCGCGAGCGCGGCAGAACTCGTCGAGCTCACGGGTCGCAGCCTCATGACGATCCATCGCGACATCGACGAGCTCGCAGCGAAGGGCTTCATCCGCAAGTTCCACGGTGGCGTCTCGGCGCTGCCCACGAGCGTCTTCGAGTCGAGCGCCGAGTTTCGCCGCACCCGCAACCCCGCCGCGAAGAGCGCGCTCGCGAAGACAGCATCCGAACTCATCGAACCGGGCATGTCCGTCATGGTCGACGACTCCACGACGTGCCTCGCGCTCGCTCCGTTTCTCGCGGAAATCGGCCCCCTCACGGTACTCACGAACTTCCGCCAGCTCGGCGAGGAACTGCGCCTCAGCGAGAGCATCCACCTGATCATGATCGGCGGCACCTACTCGCGCTCGCACGACTCATACATCGGGCCGCCCGACATCACGGGTTTGGGCAGCTACTCGGTCGACATCGTGTTCCAGTCGACGTCGACGATGAACGCGTCGTGGACGTTCCATCAAGAGCAAGACGTCGTGTCGATGAAACGCGTCATGCTCAGCGCGGGTGCCCGGCGCATTCTCATGATGGACTCGAGCAAGGTCGGCAAGTCCTCACTGCACCGGTACGTCGAGGTATCTGAGTTCACCGACCTCGTCGTCACCGACGACGTCGAGAAGGGCTTCATCGACGATGTCGACGAAACCGTCGCCGTGCATCTCGCTCGGGTGTAG
- a CDS encoding ABC transporter substrate-binding protein, whose product MRAQLTKVALMGAAASLLMGSLAGCSAADSGAESGGKIAFLMPDRASTRYEEQDSPLFKKKVAELCENCEVLYQNADGDAAKQQQQVESMIAQGVDVIVIDAVDTTAAASSVQSAQASDIKVVTYDRPVPSVPADFYVSFDNKEIGSLIAQSLVDHLTEQGITDGNLLMVNGSPSDDAAMLIKEGSVEVVEDSGFTVLASYDTPDWVPQKAQDWVSGQISQFRDQIDGVVAANDGTAGGTIAAFKAAGIGDVPPVTGNDAEVAAIQRVIAGDQYNTISKPISIVAEKAAEVAVGYINGEEPKADAELFETPSALFVPEVVTAENVKEVIFDGGIYTAEEVCTDEYADACTELGIE is encoded by the coding sequence ATGAGGGCACAACTGACGAAGGTGGCGCTCATGGGCGCCGCGGCTTCGCTCCTCATGGGTTCGCTTGCGGGGTGTTCGGCAGCCGATTCCGGCGCAGAGTCGGGCGGCAAGATCGCCTTTCTCATGCCGGACCGCGCATCGACGCGCTATGAAGAGCAGGACTCGCCGCTATTCAAGAAGAAGGTCGCAGAGCTCTGCGAGAACTGCGAGGTTCTCTACCAGAACGCCGATGGCGACGCCGCGAAACAGCAGCAGCAGGTCGAGTCGATGATCGCCCAGGGCGTCGACGTGATCGTCATTGACGCTGTGGACACCACGGCCGCAGCATCCAGCGTTCAATCGGCACAAGCCTCAGACATCAAGGTCGTCACGTACGACCGCCCCGTTCCCAGCGTTCCCGCCGACTTCTACGTGTCGTTCGACAACAAAGAGATCGGATCGCTGATCGCCCAGTCGCTCGTCGATCACCTCACCGAGCAGGGCATCACCGACGGCAACCTGCTCATGGTCAACGGTTCGCCCTCCGACGACGCCGCCATGCTCATCAAGGAGGGCTCCGTCGAGGTCGTCGAAGACAGCGGCTTCACGGTGCTCGCGTCGTACGACACCCCGGACTGGGTACCGCAAAAGGCTCAGGACTGGGTCTCGGGGCAGATCTCGCAGTTCCGCGACCAGATTGACGGCGTTGTCGCCGCCAACGACGGCACGGCCGGCGGCACCATTGCCGCATTCAAGGCAGCCGGAATCGGCGACGTTCCGCCCGTGACGGGCAACGACGCCGAGGTTGCTGCGATTCAGCGAGTGATCGCGGGCGATCAGTACAACACGATTTCCAAGCCGATCAGCATCGTCGCCGAGAAGGCGGCGGAGGTCGCGGTCGGCTACATCAACGGGGAAGAGCCCAAGGCGGATGCTGAACTCTTCGAGACGCCGTCGGCCCTGTTCGTTCCCGAGGTCGTCACAGCCGAGAACGTCAAGGAGGTCATCTTCGACGGCGGAATCTACACCGCTGAGGAAGTATGCACCGACGAGTACGCGGACGCGTGCACGGAGCTCGGAATCGAATAA
- a CDS encoding ATP-binding cassette domain-containing protein: MPQEQTDAPVLRLRGVSKRFGAVAALSDIELEVRAGEVVALVGDNGAGKSTLVKILAGAHAPTEGEIFFGGQKVSIEGPSKAIELGIATVFQDLALCDNMTVVENLFLGRELSPWAVDDVAMEVEAWRLLRQLSAKIPSVRIPIAALSGGQRQTVAIARSLLGKPQLIILDEPTAALGVAQTAEVLNLVERLRENGLAVIMVSHNMADVRAVADRVAVLRLGRNNGTFDGKTTTSDELVAAITGASDNVVTQRASRSAAPAAGENS; the protein is encoded by the coding sequence ATGCCACAAGAGCAGACTGACGCCCCGGTTCTCCGCTTGAGAGGGGTGAGTAAGAGGTTCGGTGCCGTCGCGGCACTGTCCGACATCGAGCTGGAAGTGCGCGCGGGTGAAGTCGTCGCGCTCGTCGGTGACAACGGCGCCGGAAAGTCGACGCTCGTGAAGATTCTCGCAGGAGCGCACGCGCCGACCGAAGGCGAGATCTTCTTCGGCGGTCAGAAGGTGTCAATCGAGGGTCCGTCGAAGGCGATCGAGCTCGGTATCGCCACGGTCTTTCAAGACCTCGCGCTGTGCGACAACATGACGGTCGTCGAGAACCTGTTCCTTGGTCGCGAACTCTCGCCATGGGCCGTTGACGATGTCGCCATGGAGGTTGAAGCGTGGCGCCTTCTGCGACAGCTGTCGGCGAAGATCCCGTCCGTGCGCATCCCCATCGCCGCGCTCTCGGGTGGACAGCGCCAGACCGTCGCGATTGCGCGGTCACTTTTGGGGAAGCCGCAGCTGATCATTCTCGACGAGCCAACGGCCGCGCTCGGCGTCGCACAGACGGCTGAGGTGCTGAACCTCGTCGAGCGTCTGCGAGAGAACGGCCTCGCGGTCATCATGGTGAGTCACAACATGGCTGACGTGCGCGCGGTCGCCGACCGTGTCGCCGTGCTGAGGCTCGGCCGTAACAACGGAACCTTTGACGGAAAAACCACGACGAGCGATGAGCTCGTGGCCGCCATTACCGGCGCGAGCGACAACGTCGTCACGCAGCGCGCGAGCCGCAGCGCGGCACCAGCGGCGGGAGAGAACTCATGA
- a CDS encoding sugar ABC transporter permease translates to MRTKTDTRGPATVATDLADERLLQRDGVRGVIQLGIDRVRGGELGPLPIIVGLVVIWSIFQALNPVFLSPANLVNLLMQSAALGVIALGVACVLLLGEIDLSVGSVSGLSAAVLAVTMVNLQWPTIVSLLAAVATGCLIGLVYSAVYVRFGVPSFVITLAGLLAFLGLQLWVLGPEGTINLPYDSFIVWFGQLAFVPKWLSYVLSVGVGVAFLAARLRTAQRRRAADLSATPFGYILAQAIALTVLIVAVVWYLNQARGVGWMFVLFGALVFTVQYALRRTKWGRSVFAIGGNREAARRAGINVSGIIVSVFVLGSSLAALGGTLAAGRLAAAAQSSGGGDVNLNAIAAAVIGGTSLFGGRGSAYSALLGVIVIQSISSGLTLLNLDSSFRYMITGAVLLLAVILDAASRKSRAAHGRG, encoded by the coding sequence ATGAGAACGAAGACCGATACTCGCGGCCCGGCAACGGTCGCCACCGACCTCGCCGACGAACGCCTGCTTCAGCGCGACGGTGTACGCGGTGTCATTCAGCTCGGCATCGATCGCGTGCGAGGTGGGGAGCTTGGTCCGCTTCCGATCATCGTCGGTCTCGTCGTGATCTGGTCGATCTTTCAAGCGCTCAACCCGGTGTTTCTGTCGCCCGCGAACCTCGTGAATCTGCTCATGCAGAGCGCCGCGCTCGGCGTGATCGCGCTTGGTGTCGCCTGTGTGCTGCTTCTGGGGGAGATCGACCTTTCGGTCGGCTCGGTGAGTGGTCTGTCAGCCGCCGTGCTCGCCGTGACCATGGTGAACCTGCAGTGGCCCACGATCGTCTCTCTGCTTGCGGCCGTGGCAACAGGATGCCTCATCGGACTCGTCTATTCGGCCGTGTACGTGCGGTTCGGCGTTCCGTCATTCGTGATCACGCTGGCCGGACTTCTCGCCTTTCTCGGACTGCAGCTCTGGGTGCTCGGACCCGAGGGTACGATCAACCTTCCGTACGACTCGTTCATCGTCTGGTTCGGGCAGCTCGCCTTCGTTCCCAAGTGGCTGTCATATGTGCTGAGTGTTGGGGTGGGAGTGGCGTTCCTCGCTGCCCGGCTGCGCACGGCGCAGCGTCGCCGTGCCGCTGATCTGTCGGCGACGCCGTTCGGGTACATCCTTGCCCAGGCCATCGCGCTGACGGTGCTGATCGTCGCGGTCGTCTGGTATCTCAATCAGGCCCGTGGCGTTGGCTGGATGTTCGTTCTGTTCGGCGCTCTGGTCTTCACGGTGCAGTACGCGCTTCGGCGCACGAAGTGGGGGCGCTCGGTCTTCGCGATCGGAGGCAACCGTGAGGCGGCGCGACGTGCGGGCATCAACGTGTCGGGAATCATCGTCTCGGTGTTCGTGCTCGGTTCAAGCCTTGCGGCGCTGGGCGGGACCCTCGCTGCAGGTCGTCTCGCGGCGGCAGCGCAGAGCAGCGGCGGCGGCGATGTGAACCTGAATGCGATTGCGGCCGCGGTGATTGGCGGAACGAGCCTCTTCGGCGGTCGCGGTTCTGCCTACTCGGCGCTGCTCGGCGTGATCGTGATCCAGTCGATCTCAAGCGGTCTGACGCTGCTGAACCTCGACTCATCTTTCCGCTACATGATCACGGGCGCCGTGCTCTTGCTTGCGGTTATCCTCGACGCGGCGTCACGAAAGTCGCGCGCCGCCCACGGACGCGGCTAA
- a CDS encoding IclR family transcriptional regulator — MGVALNEEGLALSGSPKPSYMGRILDVLELAVISDDAPLTMTEISERARVPISTTSRLIKNLEEWDFLVQDGHGKYLPGGRVVRMAVVVSAQLHTPQRIEAATTRITQATGESVTGGLIIGDRVVIVARTESEHPLRAVHRVGEQVSPTASALGKAILSRSSEQRKRELAAAWERDDDSPSLEELDSELQQALEDGYTKDEETFAPGLRCRAVPIIGQDGMAVGAVSVAGPAARFRPEIADEAAQLLMNEASALSSLPTDHVVTFSREVSHVD; from the coding sequence ATGGGAGTTGCACTCAATGAAGAGGGACTTGCACTCAGTGGAAGTCCAAAGCCCAGCTACATGGGTCGGATTCTCGATGTTCTCGAGCTCGCGGTCATCTCGGACGATGCGCCGTTGACGATGACCGAGATCTCCGAACGCGCCCGCGTCCCGATCTCAACAACGTCGCGCCTGATCAAGAACCTCGAGGAATGGGACTTCCTCGTACAGGACGGGCACGGAAAGTACCTTCCCGGTGGCCGCGTCGTCAGGATGGCCGTCGTCGTGAGCGCACAGCTGCACACGCCGCAGCGCATCGAGGCAGCGACGACGCGCATCACGCAGGCGACGGGGGAGAGCGTGACTGGCGGTCTCATCATCGGCGACCGAGTCGTGATCGTCGCGCGCACCGAGTCGGAACATCCGCTTCGCGCCGTTCACCGCGTCGGCGAACAGGTGTCGCCGACAGCATCCGCTTTGGGCAAAGCCATCCTGTCTCGCTCGTCTGAGCAGCGGAAGCGCGAGCTCGCGGCCGCCTGGGAGCGCGACGACGACAGCCCGAGCCTCGAGGAGCTCGACAGCGAACTGCAGCAGGCACTCGAGGACGGGTACACGAAAGACGAAGAGACGTTCGCGCCCGGACTGCGTTGCCGCGCCGTTCCGATCATCGGTCAAGACGGCATGGCCGTCGGCGCGGTCTCGGTCGCGGGTCCCGCGGCGCGATTCCGACCCGAGATCGCAGACGAAGCAGCACAACTGCTCATGAACGAGGCGTCCGCCCTGTCGTCTCTCCCCACTGACCACGTCGTCACGTTCTCCCGGGAGGTATCCCATGTCGACTGA